In Desulfosporosinus youngiae DSM 17734, the genomic stretch CCACTCCGGCAGCAGAAGCCACAATCGTTTTAATCTGATCCAGCTGCTCCTGGTCAACCGCATCCTCATCCGCCATGACGGAAACAGAAAGCCGCTTAACACTGCCCGGGTTTACCACTTGTTCCTCTTGAGTGGTATCCACCTGATAGTTTCTGGTGCTGGTGGCCTTCGTAGAGGTTGAGTTCATATCCTGGCCGGTTGGATAGATCGGTGCTCCATTGGCATCCAATCCCGGTGTCCCTCCGGCCCCCACTGTACCGTTCGTATTGGTTTCATTGGAGGTCTGCTCACTAACGACTGCCCCCGGGCCATTGGTCTGCTTGACTATTTTCCTCTGATCAAAGTCTAATACTGCACTAACCCGAACAACAGCCTTGCCCGAACCCAGCACACGGTCCAACATACTTTGGATCGATTTCCGGGTATCTTCTTCAACCGTTTGTTTAAGCTGATATTGTGTAACTGTCAGCTTTTCAGGATTACCTTTGCCAAGATCATCGGACAAAACATTTCCGCCGGTATCCACAATCGTCACATTCTCCGGCAGCAATCCTTCGACTGAGCCTGACAGCAGATTAGCGATAGCACGTACTTGGTCTTCGCCAAGCTTCGTGTTCGGAAGAAGCTTCAAGGTTACCGCCGCAGTTGCCGGTTTTTGATTATCCACAAAGAGTGAGGGTTCAGGCATTACGATATGTACACGCGCATCTTCCACACCATTCAATGTCTTGAGGGTATTCTCCAATTCGTTCTGCAATCCGAGAACATAACGCAGTTTCCGGTCGGCATCTGTCTCCCCCAGCCGCATGGTATCCAGATTATCGAAGCTGAATTTACTTTGTTGAGGAAGCCCCGCACTGGCCAGTTGTAAACGAAGATCCGCGGCCGACTGTTGGGGAACCATGATGGTTGAACCATTATCCGCCAGCTTATAATCCGCTTTCAAGTCTTTCAGCTTCGTCGTAATTGCCCCGGCATCAGCATCACTAAGTTTAGTAAAAATCGGCACATACTGCGGGCGTCCGGCCCACATAATCAGGTAAATTAACGCTCCGGCGACCAAAAGGGGAGCAAGCACCGTTATTATTTTCTGTGGGCTAGAAAGATTGCTCCAAAAATTCATGACTGATTGCTTTATTCCCGCCCAAGAAAAATTCACTCTTGGCTCCTCCTTTCATTCGATGCTCGAACAGAGACATTCGTTTCAAACCTCTCAGAGGCTGAATCTCGTGTGTCGCTCCTGGCGCTTTGGATCTGCACTTCTTAAATTTCATATGAATCACTGGAATTAGTACCCCCGGAAAAAGTAAGACTTCATCGTATTATCTTATAACACTCAAACCATCGGGCTTCGCGCCCCGAACCTCGCTAAATCTGCATACGCATGATCTGATTGTAGGCATCGATCACTTTATCACGTGCCGCTACCGTTAAGGACAAGGACAGGCTGGCTTTTTCTAAGGCAACCATCACTTCCGACAAATCCTGAACCTGTCCTGCCGCCAGTGCCAGACCGGCCGTATCTGCCTTGGTCTGCAGGGCGTCCACT encodes the following:
- the fliF gene encoding flagellar basal-body MS-ring/collar protein FliF is translated as MNFSWAGIKQSVMNFWSNLSSPQKIITVLAPLLVAGALIYLIMWAGRPQYVPIFTKLSDADAGAITTKLKDLKADYKLADNGSTIMVPQQSAADLRLQLASAGLPQQSKFSFDNLDTMRLGETDADRKLRYVLGLQNELENTLKTLNGVEDARVHIVMPEPSLFVDNQKPATAAVTLKLLPNTKLGEDQVRAIANLLSGSVEGLLPENVTIVDTGGNVLSDDLGKGNPEKLTVTQYQLKQTVEEDTRKSIQSMLDRVLGSGKAVVRVSAVLDFDQRKIVKQTNGPGAVVSEQTSNETNTNGTVGAGGTPGLDANGAPIYPTGQDMNSTSTKATSTRNYQVDTTQEEQVVNPGSVKRLSVSVMADEDAVDQEQLDQIKTIVASAAGVDANRGDDVQVAAFPFNKTDIQKEALAMEEAQKRQQLIMYAQIGAVALIGLILGLVFLGKRLQKARKARAERMLELNNSEPVNVAEAELLLAQQKAEEEAQLSLAQKNAKSAEEIGKKKIKEAVELYSRNNPDEAARLMKTWLSEER
- the fliE gene encoding flagellar hook-basal body complex protein FliE; protein product: MSIQPILPIMPLGALNPLTPTALETTPRVSSGEGAHKAGADFSKFLGDALREVDALQTKADTAGLALAAGQVQDLSEVMVALEKASLSLSLTVAARDKVIDAYNQIMRMQI